GATCGAGGTCTGGACCACGATCGACGTGGGAATGCAGCGCGCGGCGACCGCGGCGATCAAGTCGAACACTCCCGACGGAGCGCAGGGCGCGCTGGTCAGCCTCGATCGCGACGGGGCGATCCTGGCCATGGTCGGCGGCACCGATTACGTCACCACCAATTACAACCGCGCCACCGACGCCGTGCGCCAGCCGGGATCGGCGTGGAAGCTGTTCGTCTATCTCTCCGCGCTGGAGGCAGGCTATACCCCGGAAGACCGGGTGGTCGACGCACCGGTCACGATCGACGGGTGGAGCCCGCGCAATTCGGGGGGCAGCTTCGCCGGTGAAATCGACCTGCGAACGGCCTTTGCCTATTCGAAGAACACCGTCGCCGCCCAGCTCGGCAACGAAGTGGGCTTCGGCACCGTCGCCTCGATGGCCAAGCGGTTCGGGATCACGACCCCGATCTCCACTTATCCGGCAATGGTCCTGGGCAGTTCCGAAGTGCGCGTGATCGACATGACCCGCGCTTTCGCCGCGATCTCGGCCGGGGGCAATTCGGTCGAACCCTACGGCATCGTCAAAGTGACGACCGCCGGCGGCGAAACGCTGTACCAGCACGAACCACCGCGCTCGACGCCGCTGGTGCCGGACTACGTGACCGCGGGGATCACCGACCTGCTCCAGACCACGGTCAACACCGGCACCGGGCGGGCGGCGCAGATCGGGCGGCCGGTGGCGGGCAAGACTGGCACGACCAATTCGAACAAGGACGGCTGGTTCCTCGGCTTTTCCAGCGGGATCACGACCGGCGTGTGGATGGGGCGCGACGATGCCAGGGCCGTTCCCGGCCTCCAGGGCGGGCGGGCGCCGGCGCAGGCCTTCGCCGCCTATATGCGCTATGCCGTGAAGGATCGCCCGGTGGAGAAGTTCGATACCGAGCTGCAATTGCCCGAATGGCAGCTGGAGCCGGACGACGAATATTATTACGGCGACCCGGACGATTATTACTACATCGACGAGCAGGGGAACCTGATCGAGCCGGGCCGGCCGGAGCAGCCGGGCGAACTGCCCTTCCCGATCGAAGGCGAACTGCCGCCGGCCGACCGCCCGCGCCAGCCGGGCCCCGCCCCGACGAACGAGGCCGGCGGCAACGGACAGGCGGCAAGCGACGATTTCCTCGACCGCGCGACCGGGCGCGACGAACCGCAGAGCCGCACTGCGCCGCAACCGCCCCGCGCCGCCCCGCAGCCTGCGCCCGCGCCGCAGCCGCTGCGCCTGCCGGGGCCGGCGGCGGAGGAGTAGAAGCGCAAGAAGAGTGGCCCACGAAAAAGGCCCTCCGGCAAGGGAGGGCCTTTCGGTCGGTTCGGCAGTGCGCTCGCGCCGTCGGCGTCAGCGCATCCTGACCGCGACGTAGAACGGGTTGATCTGGCCGACGCGCTGGATGCGCAGCAATACCGAATCGCGCCCGTTGCGCCGCGCCTCGTCGACGATCTCTTCGAGTTCGGCGGGCGAGGTGACATCGTTGTAATTGGCGCTCAGGATAATGTCGCCGCGCGTGACTTTGCGGCCCGCGTCGGTCGAGCGATCGACCGCGGCGATCACCACGCCGCGCGTATCGTTGGGCGCACGCAGCTGGCGGGCGATCTGCGGCGTCAGCTCGATCACCTGGATGCCGAGCCGCTCCGCCACCGCGCCGGTCTGCGGGGTGTCGCTCATGTCCGGCTCGTCTTCCGGGTCGAACGTCTGCTGTTCCTGCGCCAGCGCTTCTTCGGTCGGGAACTGGCCCAGCGTCACGGTGACCGTGCGCCGCTGCCCATTGCGATAGAGCGTTACCGGCAGGCGCGTGCCCGGCGCGGTGTTGGCGACGATGTAGGATACGCTGCGTTCGGGCGTAACGGCCTGCCCGCCGACTTCGACGATGATGTCGCCCGGGCGAATGCCGGCGCGATCGGCCGGGTCGCCTTCGCGCACGCTCTGCACGAATTCGCCCATACGCCGGTCCAGCCCCACCGAATCGGCGATGTCCTCGTCCACCGGCCCCAGCGAAACGCCCAGGAAGCCGCGCTCCACGCGCTGGCCGCGCCGCAGCTGCTCGACGATCGGGGCGGCGATGTCTGCTGGGATCGCGAAGCCGATGCCGACACTGCCCCCGGTGGGGGAAATGATCGCGTTGTTGATCCCGATCACATTGCCGCGCATGTCGAACAGCGGGCCGCCCGAATTGCCGCGATTGATGCTGGCGTCGGTCTGGATATAGCGGTCGTAGGCGCCCACGACCTGCTGCCCGTTGACCGGCGGTGTGCGATAGACCGCGGAAACGATCCCGCTGGTCACCGTGCCGCCGAGGCCGAAGGGATTGCCGATCGCGATCACCCAGTCGCCCACGCGCGCCTGGTCGGAATCGCCGAATTCGACGAAGGGGAAGGGTTCGTCGCGCGAGATCTTGAGCACCGCGAGGTCGGACTGCGCGTCCGATCCGACCAGCTCGGCCGGATATTCGGTGCCGTCGGGCGTCGTCACCGTGATCTCTTCGACCGTCGCGCCCCGCGCGCCGGGAGCGATAACGTGATTGTTGGTGACCACGTAGCCGTCGGCGGAAATGATGAAGCCGGACCCGAGCGACTGCCCTTCGCGATATTGCGGCTGCTGTCCGCGGCGCCGGCCGAAGAAACCTTCGAACGGCGTGCCGGCGAACGGGTTTATCGACTGCACTTCGACCCGCTGCTTGGTCGAGATATTGACCACCGCGGGCTGGAGCTGCGCGGTCAGGTCGGCGAAACTTTCGGGGGCACCGGCGCGCGGAACGGCGCCGGCAATGCGGCTTTCGTCGTTCTGGGCGACTTGCGCACCCGCGGGATAGCCGGTCGCGAGCGAGATCGCCGCGCCGCCGACAAGGAGTGCCGAAGTCAGGCCATAGGCGTATTTCACGGGCTTCACTTCCTTTGCTTCCTCTTCATGTCCAGTGCGTTTCCATGCCTCTGCCGCGAGGCGGCTTGCAGTCCCGGCGCGATAGATGAACCCGGGCCCTTAATGCGCCTTGAATAGGCGCCGGTCCGGCTCAACGCTGGCCGCGGAACTGCCGCAGATACTCGTTGTCCGGCGACAGGATCATCGTGCTTTCGCCGTTGCCCTGCTCGAACGTCCGGCGATAGCTCTCCATCGCGCGGTAGAAATCGTAGAACTGCGGATCCTTGCCATAGGCTTCGGCATATGTAGCGGCCGCCTGCGCGTCGGCCTCGGCACGGATGATCTGGGCGTTCTTGTCGCCCTGCGCGCGGATGGTCGCCGCCTCTTCCTGGCGGTCGGTCTGCATCCGGGTGAAGGCGGCGTTGAGCGGGGTGCCGTCGGGCAGGTCGGCCCGCTTGATTCTGACGTCGATCACTTGCGCGCCATAGTTGCGCGCCTCGCGGTCGAGCGCGTCGCGGATATTGGCCATCGCGCTGCCGCGCTCCGCCGTCAGCAGCGCCGCGAACGGCCGGCGGCCCAGTTCCTGGCGCAGGACCGAGGTGAGGATCGGCGAAAGCTGCGTGCGCAGGATCTCCTCCGACCCGGCGTTCTCGACCATCAACACCGGGTTGATGACGCGGAAACGGGCATAGGCGTCGACCTGCAGGCGCTGCTGGTCGCTGGAGAGCACCTGCTGGCGATCCATGTCGAGATCGAGCACGCGCTTGTCGACCATCTGGACGCGCTCGTATCCGGGCACGCGGAAGACGATGCCCGCCCCCGTCTCGCCATATGCCGCATCGGACTTGAACTGGTTCGCCACCCGATCCGGGCGGCCGCCCTGGATGATGACCGCCTGGTGCGTTTCGGGCACGATGACGACCGAGGCGAGCAAGGCCAGCAGCGCGACGCCGACGGCGATCACGCTGCCCTTGTGATTGTTCCAGATATTGCTCATGTCACTGCCCCTCCGGCGCGTTTACCACTGCGGGCGGGGAGCCGGCTCCGGCCGCCCGGGCGCGGCGATTGACTTCGGGCAGTGGGAGATAGGGGGTCACGCCCTCGGCCTCGACGATCGTCTTGTCGGTCTTGCTCAGAACGCTTTCCATCGTTTCGTAATAGAGGCGCCTGCGCGTCACCTCGGGCGCCATCCGGTATTCTTCGTATATCTTGTCGAACGCCGCTGCATCGCCCTGCGCGCGGGCCAGCATCCGCTGGGCATAGGCGCGCGCGCTGTTGACCGCGGTTTCGGCATCCTGCTGCGCGGCGGAAACGTCCTTGAACGCCTCCACCACTTCGGCCGGCGGATCGGTCTTCTCGATCTCGATCCCCTGGACCGCCACGCCCGCGCGATAGGCGTCGAGGATCGACTGCATTCGCGTGCGCACGCGCTCTTCGATTTCGGCGCGGCCTTCGCCCGAAAGAACGGAGTCCAGCTCCTGCTCCGCGACCGACGCGCGCATCGCCGCCTCGGCCACCTCGCGAATGGTTTCCTCAGGGTCGGCGAGCTGGAACTTGAACTGCTTCAGATCCTTGATGTTCCAGCGGATCAGATAGGACAAGTCGACCAGGTTCTGGTCGCCGGTAAGGATCAGCTTTTCCTCGTTCGTCCCTGGAATGCTTTCCGACCGGATCTGGCTGACGTTCTCGATCTCGACGACCTGTACCGGCCAAGGGAAAGTGAAGTTCAGGCCCGGCGAAAGCGTGCGCGAATATTTGCCGCCGAGCCAGGTGACGATCCCCTGTTCGCGCGGGGCGACCTGGTGGACGCTGGTGGCGAACAGCCACAGCGCGGCGATCGCGGCGATCGCCAGCGGGAACCAGTTGCGGCCGCCGGGACCTTCGGGCAGGCGGAACCGCGGCCCGCCGCCGCCACGCCGCGGCCCCTCCGGCCCGCGATGCCTGAAAATATCTTCGATATTGGCGGAACGGCGCGGTTCTTCGCCGCTGCCGCCGGGCAGCCAGGGATTGCGCGGCCCGCGGCCGGGATCGCCGGCCGGCGCGGGATCGTCGGCAGGCCCGTCGCCCCCGTCTCCGCCCGATCCGCCCTTCGGCTTGCCGCCCCAGGGGCTCTTGCCGGCCATTGCCAGCGCAATGCGTTTTTGAAATCCGCCCAAGATGTCCATGCCACCCTTTATAGGTGCCAATGCCGGGAAAAACAGGGGCAGCGGCGGGGAATCTCGCCGGCAATGCTTCCGCGCGTGCCGAACATCCTCTAGGGACCTCCACGATGACCGAAGAGGAGCTTAGAGCCCGTTTGCCCGCGCCGATCGCCGCGCGGGTCCAATCGCTGAAAGTGGCGGAGGGCAAAGTGACCGCCATCCTCGACGCCACCGGACTGGATGCCGCCGCGCGCGACAGTCTGGAAGGCGCGACGCGGGATATCCTGGCCCAGGGCGAAGACGTGCGGGACGTCCGGGTCGCCACGATCGCCGACCGGCCGCAGCGCCGGATCGTCGCGATCGGGTCGGGCAAGGGCGGGGTGGGCAAGTCCACGCTCACCGCCAATCTCGCGGTCGCTCTCGCCCGGGCGGGGCACAAGGTCGGGATCGTCGATGCCGACATCTACGGCCCTTCGCAGCCGCGGCTGCTCGACAACGAAAGCGAGCGCCCCGTTGCCGAAGGCGACAAGCTGGTGCCGGTCGCCAGCAAGTGGGGCGTGCCCGTGCTGTCGATGGGGCATCTGGTCGATCCGGGGCGGGCGATCGCCTGGCGCGGACCGATGGCGGGGCGCGCGCTGGGGCAGCTGATCGACGCGAACTGGGGCGATACCGAGCTGCTGCTGGTGGACCTCCCGCCCGGCACCGGCGACGTGCAGATCACCATGCTGCAACGGTTCAAGCCCGCCGGCGCGGTGATCGTGTCGACGCCCCAGGACCTCGCGCTGATCGATGCCACGCGCGCGACGCAGATGTTCGAGGCGGGCGGCGTTCCGGTGCTCGGCCTGGTCGAGAACATGGCCGGTTACGTCTGCCCGCATTGCGGCGAGACGAGCGATCCGTTCGGAAGCGGGGGCGCGGAAACGGAGGCCGAGCGCAAGGGCATACCGTTCCTGGGCCGCATCCCGCTGGCGCTGGCGATCCGCGAAGCGAGCGACGCGGGGACGCCGCCGGCCGCGAGCGAAGGCGGGCAGGGCGATGCCTTCCGCGCGATCGCCGAACGGCTGGCGCAGCGTCTGGCGGAAGGAACGGCCTGACCGTGCCGATCAGCCGCCGCGGTGTGCTGATCGGTGCCGCTGTGGGCGGAGGGCTTGTCGCCGCATGGACGCTGCGCCCGCGCAGGTTCGCCGATCCGCTGCCGCCGGGCCGCGGCGAACATGCTTTCGGCGCCTGGCTCAAGATCGCGCAGGACGGCGTGATCGCGATTGCGGTCCCCCAGCTCGAAATGGGCCAGGGCGCGACCACCGTGCTGCCGCAAGTCGTCGCGCAGGAACTGG
The sequence above is a segment of the Pelagerythrobacter marensis genome. Coding sequences within it:
- a CDS encoding PBP1A family penicillin-binding protein — its product is MAKRGSRRQGARSGGKGGPTGWKRWLRRLAIWGGVLALLGALFLGLAVAFAARSLPTYSELKASQTGQTIVVRARDGTEIVELGPSYGEWLDSSEIPQVMKDAMISVEDRRYRSHPGIDPYGLVRALWVAVTGDGRISATSTITQQLARNIFLNSNRTLDRKLREAVLALALEWKFSKEQILELYLNKVYFGGGAYGVDSASRKFFSHPATELSTAEAAIIAGLVKAPSRYSPTADVDAAVGRANVVLRLMREQGRISASEANVDPSAVKLKEDRGQNSVRYFTDWALPQLDLLLPETFEPIEVWTTIDVGMQRAATAAIKSNTPDGAQGALVSLDRDGAILAMVGGTDYVTTNYNRATDAVRQPGSAWKLFVYLSALEAGYTPEDRVVDAPVTIDGWSPRNSGGSFAGEIDLRTAFAYSKNTVAAQLGNEVGFGTVASMAKRFGITTPISTYPAMVLGSSEVRVIDMTRAFAAISAGGNSVEPYGIVKVTTAGGETLYQHEPPRSTPLVPDYVTAGITDLLQTTVNTGTGRAAQIGRPVAGKTGTTNSNKDGWFLGFSSGITTGVWMGRDDARAVPGLQGGRAPAQAFAAYMRYAVKDRPVEKFDTELQLPEWQLEPDDEYYYGDPDDYYYIDEQGNLIEPGRPEQPGELPFPIEGELPPADRPRQPGPAPTNEAGGNGQAASDDFLDRATGRDEPQSRTAPQPPRAAPQPAPAPQPLRLPGPAAEE
- a CDS encoding Do family serine endopeptidase, whose protein sequence is MKPVKYAYGLTSALLVGGAAISLATGYPAGAQVAQNDESRIAGAVPRAGAPESFADLTAQLQPAVVNISTKQRVEVQSINPFAGTPFEGFFGRRRGQQPQYREGQSLGSGFIISADGYVVTNNHVIAPGARGATVEEITVTTPDGTEYPAELVGSDAQSDLAVLKISRDEPFPFVEFGDSDQARVGDWVIAIGNPFGLGGTVTSGIVSAVYRTPPVNGQQVVGAYDRYIQTDASINRGNSGGPLFDMRGNVIGINNAIISPTGGSVGIGFAIPADIAAPIVEQLRRGQRVERGFLGVSLGPVDEDIADSVGLDRRMGEFVQSVREGDPADRAGIRPGDIIVEVGGQAVTPERSVSYIVANTAPGTRLPVTLYRNGQRRTVTVTLGQFPTEEALAQEQQTFDPEDEPDMSDTPQTGAVAERLGIQVIELTPQIARQLRAPNDTRGVVIAAVDRSTDAGRKVTRGDIILSANYNDVTSPAELEEIVDEARRNGRDSVLLRIQRVGQINPFYVAVRMR
- a CDS encoding protease modulator HflC; protein product: MSNIWNNHKGSVIAVGVALLALLASVVIVPETHQAVIIQGGRPDRVANQFKSDAAYGETGAGIVFRVPGYERVQMVDKRVLDLDMDRQQVLSSDQQRLQVDAYARFRVINPVLMVENAGSEEILRTQLSPILTSVLRQELGRRPFAALLTAERGSAMANIRDALDREARNYGAQVIDVRIKRADLPDGTPLNAAFTRMQTDRQEEAATIRAQGDKNAQIIRAEADAQAAATYAEAYGKDPQFYDFYRAMESYRRTFEQGNGESTMILSPDNEYLRQFRGQR
- a CDS encoding protease modulator HflK, whose translation is MDILGGFQKRIALAMAGKSPWGGKPKGGSGGDGGDGPADDPAPAGDPGRGPRNPWLPGGSGEEPRRSANIEDIFRHRGPEGPRRGGGGPRFRLPEGPGGRNWFPLAIAAIAALWLFATSVHQVAPREQGIVTWLGGKYSRTLSPGLNFTFPWPVQVVEIENVSQIRSESIPGTNEEKLILTGDQNLVDLSYLIRWNIKDLKQFKFQLADPEETIREVAEAAMRASVAEQELDSVLSGEGRAEIEERVRTRMQSILDAYRAGVAVQGIEIEKTDPPAEVVEAFKDVSAAQQDAETAVNSARAYAQRMLARAQGDAAAFDKIYEEYRMAPEVTRRRLYYETMESVLSKTDKTIVEAEGVTPYLPLPEVNRRARAAGAGSPPAVVNAPEGQ
- a CDS encoding Mrp/NBP35 family ATP-binding protein; its protein translation is MTEEELRARLPAPIAARVQSLKVAEGKVTAILDATGLDAAARDSLEGATRDILAQGEDVRDVRVATIADRPQRRIVAIGSGKGGVGKSTLTANLAVALARAGHKVGIVDADIYGPSQPRLLDNESERPVAEGDKLVPVASKWGVPVLSMGHLVDPGRAIAWRGPMAGRALGQLIDANWGDTELLLVDLPPGTGDVQITMLQRFKPAGAVIVSTPQDLALIDATRATQMFEAGGVPVLGLVENMAGYVCPHCGETSDPFGSGGAETEAERKGIPFLGRIPLALAIREASDAGTPPAASEGGQGDAFRAIAERLAQRLAEGTA